ACAGGATCGTGAAGAAGTTGGTTTGCTAGACGTTCTATGCTTGCTGGAATTGTGGCAGAAACCAAAACAGTCTGACGATCAAGAGGAGTGTTTTCCAAAATATCAAGAACTTGCTGTTGAAAACCCATTTTTAACATGGTATCAGCCTAAAATGAAATCATTACAAAGTTACAAAATGCTacgtttataaaaataaagtagcGGAGATTTCAACATTGTAAATATTGTGAGCATCCATCACCATCACATaagacaaagtaaaagaaaacatgtCACTGTTCTTTAATTCTTCATTCAACTTAGTCGTGGCACTCAAATATTCTAAAAAATTTGCTGTTGTTCTCTAGATTAGCTTGCAAATGATCATATCTTAATATTACCATCTCACATGTGAAAAACTAATTGTCCCacaaatgtaaatatattcatgcttaactgtagcctatTTGAAGGTGGTGGTGGgtcagggaagaaagggaaaagaaagaataaactaaaaagttCACAGCatacaacaaaagaaaacttacaggGAAGCAAAACTAGATAATTTTGAATACaagtgttttattattatatacattttcttgaaatgtaaatatattaacattttgAATCCTTTTATATGTTCTGCAGTACACatgacaatttctttttctttttctcttttctttcattttgtctattttctatttaagttttaaaataaataaaaaaaaacactactattaaaaaaaaaaaaactgcccaaAGCCAAAATCTAAAACAAAGATCAACTCTAaaacagatgtgtgtgtgtgtgtgtgtgtgtgtgtgtgtgtgtgtactcagAGTATTGAGTCCAGTGGGAAATATTTTGGGTAAGAAAGCCAAAAgccaaaattctattccttagCCAACAAATACCATAGGACTTAGGGAAGGCActctctctgaatttcagtttcttatGTATAAACTTAAGAAATAATACTCCCTCTATCtagttagaaaaaaagaaagtggaaaatataagaaaatacattATCCCCTTTAGTAGTAAAAGGGACATGAGAGGTcagataataaaatggaaagttccCTGGACAAGAAATCAAGAACTGATTTCTGGTCTTGCTTCTGAGATTTCCTCATAATGCATTTTGTAGCAAATTAcaactgagtctcagtttctttatctttaaataaaatggggataattctgttagcacctatctcatagggttgttggtTAAGAAAGTACTTTATAAGAAAGATACTAGGTGATATTGATGTCATACTTTAGtgcttacaaagcattttacataaattatttcattaatatactGCATACATTCAAAGCATTATTAAAGATTATAACATTATATACCTTGTTATAGCATCATCTTATTTAAATGGATGCTAACTATTAAATAGTTcaaatatacattataatataaacATGAGTTATTGTTCTTATCCTGAAAATATAAAAGTCAAAGGTAAAGAAGACAAGAGACTCAATGGACAAGGTAAAATTTAAGTTTCCCTATGCTTTAACCCCTTTATTGCCGAACTTCTCAAAAAAAACAGTATATTCCTGGCTGCTTCCATTTCATCACCTGTCATTCCACTATCAATCCCTCATTAGCTAGATACCAACATCaatatttcatcaaatctatgcTTTCAAATGTCaacaatttcaaaatattatccTCCCAGTAAAATTCAAAAATCTTTCCCCAGTTCTCATTCTCTGTTACCTGTTTAGAGTACTGCACTGTCACTGTAACTGACTTCTATGATACTATGTAATaggtgtttttattttgtctctgtctcactgGATCCTATTCAAATTCCTTATGCATGCCAAATTCCCCAACTTCTAGGCTCAGTCATTGattcttgattttctttcatttaaaaaaaaagatcttaatgaggatttccatttttttctcatataagtCATTTTCTAGAATGCCTCCAAGCCCAcagaactctttcttttttttaataacaagagcctttgattttttttttcataaattctcttCTTCAGATCCAGTTATGTGACAGGAATTGTGCTAGACACTAGGAAtgcaagtacaaagaatgaaataatctctactcTATATTCTAGATAAGTACATAAAAGAATATACAGCATATACAAATTTTAATCGTACATATATTTACACTCACCCCCCCCACTTTGCATTAGTTAAATGCAAAGCACTACCTAGAAGTGGACACTATAATTGGCgaaggatcaagaaaggcttctctAATGATGACTCCAATCTATTCCAGGTTCCAAGCTTCCTAATTCTAGCCACATGGTACCAAaagttggttctgttcactttattttgtatcactTCACGTAaatctttacaggtttttctgatacCAACtccctgatcatttcttatagcacaacagtattcaATCATTTTCATATACCCTAACTTGTTTAGCCACTCCTCAAATGATGAGTATCCCCTTGGTTACCAaatctttttcttcataaaaagagttactataaatgtttttgtacataaaggtattttcctttatctttgatctctttgggattcagattGGGTCACGAGATATgaagttttatagtcctttgggcatagttctaaattattctccagaatggctgcatcaCTTTGCAACTCCAACAATATATAtgtccctatttttccatatTGCCTTCAgcatttgtctctttctttttgtgtCATGTTAACTAACCTAAGAGGTGTGAGATGTACAGTACCtcaggttgttttaatttgtttaatctctaatcaataatgacttagagaaTTTTTCAAATGGCTATTAataagtttgatttcttcatttgaaaactgcatATTCATATTCTTTCACTATTTATCAATGGTGAatagttgttatttttataaatttggtttaATTCCCTATTTAAAAGATCAGACAGAACATTGCCCTTCCCAGAAGCTCTGGTCAGCATCCTGAGTCAAAAAAGTAGCACCCTGTGTATGCAAATGCATGTTGAGTGATCAGAGGGAAAGGTTATTGTCTTTTCAGTATATGTGGCTCACCCTGGCTTTGTTGCTTTTTTGAGACCAGAGgttcttcactttttttgtgcCATGgaccctttggcagtctggtgaagtatATGAACCCTTTttcaaaatcagattttaaatacacaaaataaaatgtataaaaccgAAATGGAAACCAAAGGTTagtggaaataagaaaaaaaacccaaatatatatatacatatatatatatatatatattttttttttctatacaagTTCACAGATTCTATATATCAATCTACAGATCTGTTGAAGATCTAAAGACAGCAAATTAAGAATCCCTATATTTAGTTATAGGTTTTCAACATTAAAAATTGCCTCAAATCACATTATTTGGTattttaccacaatttattattttaaaaatacatatttttaaaaacacttactTCATCTATGATGACTATTTTTATACCATTGAGTTCCACAGAGCTCTGTTTCATTATTTCCAGAAGTCTCCCAGGAGTTGCTATTATaaccttacaaaaaaaaaaaaaagaaagaaagaaagaaaagaaaggcaaaataaggaggagaaaaaaaatggggagatGGGAGTGGATTTAGAGACTTGTAATTTCATATGTAAGATTGGTCTCTCCTAGTTCCAATAAATTATACATAGCAAGTCAACAAAGGACCTAACAAATTCTACCTTTCAAACACACCACAGAATAATTCAATGTCAAAATCAGCAGTGTCTggcagagtaggtgcttaataaatgtttactaactgaAATTGCAGAGTGGAAAAAGATTTAAGAGATTATCTATTCCAATTGCATCCGGATAATAAATCCTTCTACCATGCCCATTCCTCACCCCTGTGACAACTTTACttcttagaaagtttttccttctaCTGAGCCAAAATAGAGCCTCTCTACAACACACACTCTTACTTTCTAATTCTGCCTTCTGGAGCTAAGAAGATCAAGTTTAATTCTTCTTTCACTTGACAATCTTTCAAATGCTGGAAGTCTGCTCTCAtcactcctttctccctctctttcccaccaaatctttttttttcaaactgaatGTTTTCTGattgttcaattaaaaaaaacaaaacaaaaacaaaaaaaaactttggttTTGTTGGGTCTTTTGGGCATGCTTCCTCTCTAGATGTGCTCATTCTACTTGTCTTTTTCTTGAAACTTCCTGCCACGTATGTATAAAGGTGGGGCCTTCTTAGCATTTCCATGCCCAGGATATCGGAGGCAGGACACAAAGCAAATGTACTTGAGAGAGATCCTTTCCTCTCTCTATACAAATCCATGGTGCATCCCTTCATCACGAAACTATCTAATGCAAAAGTGACAAAAAACCTAGGCATTCTGACCATCAACCAGAAGGGAGTGATTAGACTGGCAGATCCTGAGTGTGCCAAATACAAGGGCAATCCCTTGCAGCACCATCACTAGCCCCTCTTCCTCAATCTGCTCTGAAACAGTATGAATAAGCTTTCAGCAACATCCTTGTTTGTGACTGTAATTGCCATCTCTGAGATGTCTCATGTTAGGCTTTAAGCCTTCCTCTAAAACACATGATAGTAAAGACATTACTCTGAGTATTACTACTCTGTACTCTTATGAAAATACCCTTAAATCTCCAGACTGCTAGAATTAACTGGAATATTGCTGGTTCCTTCAACTAATCCTTATAAAGTATAATTTCCAGTATCCTCAATGTTTTGGTTGCCTTCCTCACGACGCATTACAATCTGTgaatgtccttcttaaaatgttGTGCCTAGAACAGAACACCTCTGATGTGACAGAGAGGGCAGTAGCGCCATAAACTCCCTTGTTTTGGATGCTCTGTTTTTATTTGCACAGTTTATGTTTGCATTAGCTTTGGGGCTATCATGTCACACTGCTGATTTATTCTGAGCCCATTAAAACCAGTCGAATCATTTTCTCAGTCCTCTACTGTCTAGTATCTTGGCTTTCATCCTGGCTCAGTTGATTTTCAGCATCCACATATCTGACTTTACATTTCTCTCCATTACATTTCACCTTATTAGATCCAATCCATCATTCTAACCGATCTAGATCTCTATTGGATCTTGGTTCTGTCACCTGACATGTTAGTTACTCTATCCAGCTTCATGGGATCATTCTCTTCTATGTCTTCATCCAtgacattgttttaaaaaaacgTTGAATAAAACAGTCTTGACGCTCCACAAAAAACCTCCCACCATAATGACATCAacccattaaaaaaatattctttagatTGGTtaacataattaattataaatctACCTAACAAACTATCATCAAGCCCATATTAGCACAGTGGAGAGGGTGTTAGGACTGAAATCAGAatgaaccaagttcaaatctagctttagatgcttactagctgtttgtaaaaaaatttttttacaagataCTATTCTTTCATAAATTTTCCATCAAGTAATTATGCTTTTCCCTTAACTCAGTGATTGGCACATAGATGTTACATAAAatcttattcctttctcctctttcctgcCTACAAAAAAAGCCACAAGAAACTGCCAAATGCTGTGTTAAAACATGGGATGATcatatcaatattcatttttcaatctaGTTATCAGTTAAAATTAAGTTAGTTTTGACCCATTCTTGACCAGACTTCTTATTGAGCACcacttctctttatttctttttttttacttccctttattTCTTAATCCTGCAATCAGCtgttcttttattctttactATTACTCCTTGGAAATTACATTTATTCTCCTTTAATATTACtccttgaaaattatatttattgagAAGAAAATGTCTGCTAGGAAACTCTATCTAAAACTAAATCCTACAAGTTTCTCTGAACATAAACTTTGCTCTCCTCCTTTGCTTATAAATGCCCTATTGGTTCTTACCTTAACATTCTGTTTCAGACGATAGAGCTGGGGAGGTAAAGGCAAACCTCCAACAAGTAGAACTGTTCTCATATTTGGCAGGCCACACATTAGCTCCTTAGCTTGTCTCTCTATCTGAATGGCTAATTCCCTGGTTGGAGTGAGAATAAGTGCTGACGGAGTTATGTTCTAGaaatacaggaaagaaaaaaaactcattaagAATATTAACCATGAAATCTTTTTTATCCCTGTAAGGACTCTTCTTTCAACATTAGTTATCCTGTAatgatttttttaccttctgaggCCCATGCAATTCATTTATgctattttttctccattcttgtTCTGTGATCTATCAACTTCTTTCTACCAGATTCAAaactctttcctttattttcaggCTATTTTTTCTATTCCCAACCAAACAATTCCTTCTCTTCTTGTGTCAGCCTAATGAATTCCTACTTTTTCTTTAAGACCAGTCTCAAATGTTACCTCCTTCAAAAAAACCTTTCCTTATCCTGTTGATAGGACAGGTCTTGCTTCCAAGATCTCccataaagttttgttttgtacaTACACCTCTAAAGTGGGAAGGAAGACAAATTTCATTCACAAATAAATTTGGTCATTTGTGGTTCCTACTCATTTGTTGGATCATTCATCCAACCATTGTATCCCTAGAACCTtacagataattttattttagatttggcACTCATGCCTTTGAACTACAAAACTCTCATTTTACTTACAGAAGATAGGAAACTGAAAAATTTATTGGCTGCCATTTGTTTTAATATGGAAGGGTGCCTGATTATGGTGATGTCAGTTAATAGGATATTATACTATGGATagttctttttaatcttttaagtTGGTACAcataaaaagttttgttttgttttatttttatatattctgttctatatcctgttttttttttttttttatgtgtactCAATGCAACTTCTAAGGCTAAGAGACAACAAAGTATCGATCAATTTTCTGCTGCTTGTGCTGACTTTTGCCTAACAatcaacaccaagaaaacagaggttcACCACCCAGCTGCATCacatcatccatatgtggaaccactagttacagcaaatggagaagtctTGAATGTTGTGGAAAAGTTCaattaccttggcagtatactttccagggatgtacacacAGATGATGAGGCTGACACATGCCTTGCTAGACCTAGCTCACCGTTTGGAAGGCTccaaagaaaaatgtggaaaagaagaggtattagactgactataAAAGAGGTCTATAGAGCCGTTGTGCTGACCAAATTATTGTAtgcttatgaaatatttttttaatatctcaaatttttttttaatgtattgtatttttatttcttttgttaaacatTCCTCAATTACATTCTAATCTAGGTTACAAGTTTcgtgcctttttttaaaatagctttttatttacaagatatatgcatggataatttttcagcattgacaattgcaaaaccttttgttccaacaaAATCTTAACTATAcgagtgccatgccaggaaactgaatcacttttatttaaattgtcttaggaagattttaaAGATTACCTGGCTAGATAATGCCATGGTCCTTCAGCtcaagcattcaaattctattgCAGAGTATAACTCCAATGGGCTGGCCATATTGTTTGAATGTGAAATATAAATTTGCCCAAAAGATTTCTTTATAGAGGATTCATACAAGGGAAGTGTTCATATGGAAGTCAGAAGAAACagtacaaggacactctcaaagtttctctgaaaaactcTGAATCCATTGTGCaatatgggagacactggcaaaaGACCACCCAATATTGcgtgcccacatcaaagaaggtactgtgctctataagcaaagcagaattgtacTAActcaaaagaagggaaagatgtGCATATTTAGAGAGAACACTATTCCAAATGTTCGTGTATAGACTCTTTGTGCCCAACTTTCGGTAAAGCCTTCTGAGCTCATCTTactctgatcagccacagtcagacacactgtaccaTGACCccaacacagtgatgtcattttggtcctcttcaaaaacaaaggctAATGACCAAAAGATATGCTTGCTTTCTTCCAAATTATTGATCTGTTTATTTAGGGATTCTAAACCATCTATGTTGGTTGtcctacatatgtgtatatatggttATGTATATCCATTAATTAGAGGTATTCAGAATTtcatttaaatgataaatattttgaaaattactcATTGGAAATCtgacaagaaaatatttttgagctATTTTCCTTCATAAACTTTTTCCCTTACATGAGCTTTTAAGTTAAGTTTTAAGAGATATCACAGTGAAGTCTTTCTTTCAACTTGACATTCTGTGTTTTGTTCTACGATAATTTTTCGAGGCCCTGACTGGTCCTGATTTCactgggttttttgttgttgttcaatcatctCAGTTGTGtgtgacttttcatgatcccatgtggggtttccttggcaaagatactggagtgttctgccattttattctccagttcattttgctgattaggaaactgaggcaaacaaggttaagagccttgcccagagtcacacagctagtaaagacTGCAGTCAGATTAAAAcgcaggaagatgagtcttcttcctgattctaggaaaATCCACTGTACCCCAGCCTAGCAAATAGTGTTTActacaattctgtttttttttttaaaggttaaaaaaataaaaaggttaccACCCAGTGGTTCTGTTCATATCTTTACAATTTAGAACAGGATATTAAGGGACTGGGAGATTAGACTGTACACGTGAACTTTAACTTACTTTTTCCAAAGCTCTGATGATAACAGGAAGTAGGAAAGCTGCAGTTTTCCCTGAGCCTGTGTCAGCACTGCACACTATATCTCTTCCCAAAAGTCCAATAGGAATCATTTGCATCTGAATGGGAGTTGGAACTTCATAGCCTGACTTCTTCAAGTTGTCATTCAAAACTTCAGGAAAACCACAGTGTTCAAAGTCTATGATAGGCCTTGGAACGTTCTGGCCCTGGACTGAAATTCCGAGCTGTTGTTTAAGGTTTTCAACCTGGTCATCCTGAAGGTTTAAAATAAAGGAGTGTTCTTGATAGGCAAAAAGAGCATCAAGTGGGGGAGGTTCGGGCTCAGAGCTGCCTTTCAGAAgctttactttttcttccttttcagtgaCTTGTAAAAGATGTTTTGCTTTACATTCCAAGCTACAAACATCTGCATCCGTCTTATCACAAATATATTCTCCATAACGACCGCACACAACACAGACAGGCTCCCCCGGCTCTGCCCAGCGCTGAGTTTTAGAAAAAGACTTTATTGGCTCCTCTGGAACACAGCGGTCTTCAGCACTCGGCTCAGCTCCGCCAACAGCAGCTGAAGGGCCGTGGGACTCAGGCGGGAAGTCTAAGTCGGGGCCGGGTCCCTCGGATGGAACTGAGGATTCTTCCCCCGCTAAGGCCTCATTTgggatctctctctcttcttctgatGTCAGTTTCTCTTCTTGCGGTTTAAGCTTCTTAGCCACACAACTCTTTTCAT
The Sminthopsis crassicaudata isolate SCR6 chromosome 4, ASM4859323v1, whole genome shotgun sequence genome window above contains:
- the DDX59 gene encoding putative ATP-dependent RNA helicase DDX59, with the protein product MFIPRSLKVKKNALDDEKSCVAKKLKPQEEKLTSEEEREIPNEALAGEESSVPSEGPGPDLDFPPESHGPSAAVGGAEPSAEDRCVPEEPIKSFSKTQRWAEPGEPVCVVCGRYGEYICDKTDADVCSLECKAKHLLQVTEKEEKVKLLKGSSEPEPPPLDALFAYQEHSFILNLQDDQVENLKQQLGISVQGQNVPRPIIDFEHCGFPEVLNDNLKKSGYEVPTPIQMQMIPIGLLGRDIVCSADTGSGKTAAFLLPVIIRALEKNITPSALILTPTRELAIQIERQAKELMCGLPNMRTVLLVGGLPLPPQLYRLKQNVKVIIATPGRLLEIMKQSSVELNGIKIVIIDEADTMLKMGFQQQVLDILENTPLDRQTVLVSATIPASIERLANQLLHDPVRIIIGEKNLPCSNVRQIILWVEEPSKKKKLFEILNDEKLFKPPVLVFVDCKLGADLLSDAVHKITGLQSISMHSDKSQVERTRILQGLFQGEYEVVVSTGVLGRGLDLINVKLVVNFDMPSSMDEYVHQVGRAGRLGHNGTAITFINNNTKKLFLDIVKRVKPTGSILPPQLLNSPYLHEQKRKEHQRVNQAQNTLVTGDNLMDIIKKHDKSHSQK